One stretch of Pseudomonas fragi DNA includes these proteins:
- the pap gene encoding polyphosphate:AMP phosphotransferase, producing the protein MFESAEIGHVIDKETYDREAPALREALLEAQYELQQQKRSAVIVLINGIEGAGKGETVKLLSEWMDPRLIEVRTFDSQTDEELAHPPAWRYWRQLPAKGRMGVFFGNWYSQMLQGRVHGLFKNAVLDQAIAGAERLEKMLCNEGAVIFKFWFHLSKKQMKERLQTLKDDPLHSWRISPLDWQQSKTYDKFVRYGERAIRRTSRDYAPWNIVEGMDPYYRSLTVGRILLDGLQAALQTAKVAARPAGVPPLPDKQGELTLLDCLDMTQHLEKDDYQEQLITEQARLSGLMRDKRMRRHSLIAVFEGNDAAGKGGSIRRVAAALDPRQYSIVPIAAPSEDERAQPYLWRFWRQVPARGKFTIFDRSWYGRVLVERVEGFCTPADWMRAYGEINDFEEQLTAAGAIVVKFWLAIDKETQLERFQEREEIPFKRFKITEEDWRNREKWDLYRTAVCDMVDRTSTEISPWTLVEANDKRWARVKVLRTINEALEAAFAKRDKHDKKLKNDKKPKKK; encoded by the coding sequence ATGTTCGAATCCGCTGAAATCGGTCATGTCATCGATAAAGAAACCTACGACAGAGAAGCTCCCGCCCTGCGTGAAGCCTTGCTTGAAGCCCAGTACGAACTGCAGCAGCAAAAGCGCTCTGCGGTCATTGTGCTGATCAATGGCATAGAGGGTGCCGGCAAGGGCGAGACGGTCAAGCTGCTCAGTGAGTGGATGGACCCGCGGCTGATCGAGGTACGCACTTTTGACAGCCAGACCGATGAGGAACTGGCCCACCCGCCTGCCTGGCGCTACTGGCGTCAGCTGCCGGCCAAGGGCCGCATGGGCGTGTTTTTTGGCAACTGGTACAGCCAGATGCTCCAGGGCCGGGTTCACGGCCTGTTCAAGAATGCCGTCCTGGACCAGGCAATCGCCGGTGCGGAGCGCCTGGAAAAAATGCTCTGCAATGAAGGCGCGGTGATCTTCAAGTTCTGGTTTCACCTGTCCAAAAAACAAATGAAGGAACGCCTGCAAACCCTCAAGGACGATCCGCTGCACAGCTGGCGCATCAGCCCGCTGGACTGGCAGCAATCGAAAACCTACGACAAGTTCGTGCGCTACGGCGAGCGAGCCATCCGCCGTACCAGCCGCGATTATGCGCCGTGGAATATTGTCGAGGGCATGGACCCGTATTACCGTAGCCTGACCGTCGGCAGGATTCTGCTCGACGGTCTGCAAGCCGCGTTGCAAACCGCCAAGGTCGCTGCCCGGCCGGCCGGGGTGCCGCCCTTGCCGGACAAACAGGGCGAGCTGACCCTGCTCGACTGCCTGGACATGACCCAGCACCTTGAAAAGGACGATTACCAGGAACAGTTGATAACCGAGCAAGCGCGCTTGTCGGGGTTGATGCGTGACAAACGCATGCGCCGCCACTCGCTGATTGCCGTGTTTGAGGGCAACGATGCGGCCGGCAAGGGGGGCTCGATCCGCCGCGTGGCCGCTGCGCTCGACCCGCGCCAGTACAGCATCGTGCCGATTGCCGCGCCTTCGGAAGATGAGCGGGCGCAACCCTATCTGTGGCGTTTCTGGCGTCAGGTGCCGGCACGGGGCAAGTTCACCATTTTTGACCGTTCCTGGTACGGCCGGGTGCTGGTAGAGCGGGTCGAGGGGTTTTGCACCCCGGCGGACTGGATGCGCGCCTACGGCGAGATCAATGATTTCGAAGAACAGCTCACGGCGGCTGGCGCAATTGTGGTCAAGTTCTGGTTGGCCATCGACAAGGAAACCCAGCTTGAACGCTTCCAGGAGCGTGAAGAAATCCCGTTCAAACGCTTTAAAATTACCGAGGAAGATTGGCGCAATCGCGAAAAATGGGACCTTTATCGCACGGCGGTTTGCGACATGGTTGACCGCACAAGCACCGAAATCTCGCCCTGGACCCTGGTGGAAGCCAACGACAAGCGCTGGGCGCGGGTCAAGGTACTGCGCACCATCAACGAGGCCCTGGAAGCGGCCTTTGCCAAGCGCGACAAGCACGACAAGAAGCTCAAGAACGACAAAAAGCCCAAGAAAAAATAG
- the mnmC gene encoding bifunctional tRNA (5-methylaminomethyl-2-thiouridine)(34)-methyltransferase MnmD/FAD-dependent 5-carboxymethylaminomethyl-2-thiouridine(34) oxidoreductase MnmC, producing MITETANAQIDWDDQGRPHSRVFDDVYFSDKSGLDETRYVFIQQNALAERFAALVANTQLVIGETGFGTGLNFLCAWQLFEQHAHPEARLHFISVEKYPLTRDDLQRALALWPELAPLSEQLLAAYFAIHPGFQTLTLANGRVTLTLLIGDALEQLPQLDGKIDAWFLDGFAPAKNPGMWTPELFAQLARLAAPGSTISTFTSTGWVRRALNEAGFKMRRTPGIGHKWEILRGTFVGLPENQPVPPTVKPWFARPPRVEGQRKALVIGGGLSGCASANSLARRGWQVVLLERHERLAKEASGNPQGILYLKLSAHGTTLSQMIVSGFGYTRRLLEHLQRGRDWDDCGVLQLGFDAKEAQRQAQLAAAFPPALVHLLDQPQAQALAGIELAHGGLFYPEGGWVHPPALCHYQTLHPNVQVLTHSDVVQLHKVDDQWQACHEDRLLASAPVVILAGAAEVKRFPASSGLPLKRIRGQITQLAQTPDSAVLKTVVCAEGYVAPGRLGEHTLGASFDFHNEDLTTTPEGHQGNLDLLQEISPDLAHRLGDEQLDPHTLQGWAAFRCTSPDYLPIVGPLAAPEQFASAYSVLRKDARQVPDTACPWLDGLYVNSGHGSRGLITAPLSGELLAAWINDEPLPVPRAVAEACLPNRFALRALIKGL from the coding sequence ATGATTACTGAAACTGCCAATGCCCAGATTGACTGGGATGACCAGGGCCGCCCCCATTCGCGGGTGTTTGACGACGTGTACTTTTCAGACAAGTCGGGCCTTGATGAAACCCGTTATGTTTTTATTCAACAGAACGCCCTCGCAGAGCGCTTCGCCGCGTTGGTGGCCAATACCCAACTGGTGATTGGCGAAACCGGCTTCGGCACCGGCTTGAATTTTTTATGCGCCTGGCAGTTGTTCGAGCAACACGCACACCCCGAGGCCCGCCTGCACTTCATCAGTGTCGAGAAATACCCGCTCACCCGTGATGACCTGCAGCGCGCGCTGGCGCTGTGGCCAGAACTGGCGCCGCTCAGCGAGCAATTGCTGGCCGCCTATTTTGCAATCCACCCGGGTTTCCAGACCCTGACCCTGGCCAATGGCCGAGTCACGCTCACGTTGTTGATCGGGGATGCCCTGGAGCAATTGCCGCAGCTCGACGGCAAAATCGATGCCTGGTTTCTCGACGGCTTTGCCCCGGCGAAAAACCCCGGCATGTGGACCCCCGAACTGTTCGCGCAGCTGGCGCGCCTTGCCGCGCCCGGGTCGACGATCAGCACCTTCACCAGTACCGGCTGGGTGCGCCGGGCGTTGAACGAGGCCGGGTTCAAGATGCGCCGCACGCCGGGCATCGGCCACAAATGGGAGATCCTGCGCGGCACCTTTGTCGGCTTGCCGGAAAACCAGCCAGTACCCCCCACGGTCAAACCCTGGTTTGCCCGCCCGCCCCGGGTCGAAGGCCAGCGCAAGGCTCTGGTGATCGGCGGCGGCCTGTCGGGTTGCGCCAGCGCCAACAGCCTGGCCCGGCGCGGCTGGCAGGTAGTATTACTGGAGCGCCATGAGCGGCTGGCCAAGGAGGCTTCAGGCAACCCCCAGGGCATTCTCTATCTCAAACTCTCTGCCCACGGTACGACCTTGTCGCAGATGATTGTCAGTGGCTTCGGCTATACCCGTCGCCTGCTGGAACACCTGCAACGCGGGCGCGACTGGGATGATTGCGGCGTGCTGCAACTGGGTTTCGATGCCAAGGAAGCTCAGCGTCAGGCGCAACTGGCGGCGGCATTTCCCCCGGCACTGGTGCACCTGCTCGACCAGCCCCAGGCACAAGCCCTGGCCGGGATCGAGCTGGCCCACGGCGGGCTGTTCTACCCCGAAGGCGGTTGGGTACATCCCCCTGCGCTGTGCCACTACCAGACCCTGCACCCCAATGTTCAGGTCCTGACCCACAGTGATGTGGTGCAACTGCACAAGGTCGACGACCAGTGGCAGGCATGCCACGAGGATCGGCTACTGGCCAGCGCGCCGGTGGTGATCCTGGCGGGTGCAGCCGAGGTCAAACGCTTCCCGGCCAGCAGCGGCTTGCCGCTCAAGCGGATTCGCGGGCAAATCACCCAGCTGGCGCAAACACCTGACAGCGCCGTGCTGAAAACAGTGGTCTGTGCCGAAGGCTATGTTGCCCCCGGTCGATTGGGGGAACATACCCTGGGCGCCAGCTTCGACTTCCATAACGAAGACCTGACCACCACCCCCGAAGGCCATCAGGGCAACCTTGATCTTCTGCAGGAAATATCCCCGGATCTGGCCCATCGCCTCGGTGACGAGCAGCTCGACCCGCACACCCTCCAGGGCTGGGCCGCGTTCCGTTGCACCAGCCCGGATTACTTGCCCATCGTCGGCCCGCTGGCGGCCCCGGAACAATTCGCCAGCGCCTATAGCGTGTTGCGCAAGGATGCCCGGCAAGTCCCCGACACGGCCTGCCCGTGGCTCGACGGTTTGTACGTCAACAGCGGCCATGGCTCCCGCGGTTTGATTACTGCGCCACTGTCCGGCGAGCTGCTGGCCGCCTGGATCAACGATGAGCCCCTGCCCGTGCCCAGAGCTGTCGCCGAGGCCTGCCTGCCCAACCGGTTTGCCCTGCGCGCACTGATCAAAGGGCTGTAG